The Raphanus sativus cultivar WK10039 chromosome 2, ASM80110v3, whole genome shotgun sequence DNA segment ATCTGGATCTTGTCGAACTTGAACAGCCAAGAAGGAAGCGTTCCACTGAACTTGTTCCTCGCGAGAGAGAGGTACTTGAGATTGGACCATTTGGTGATTGCCTCGTTGAGGCTTCCCGAGAGGTTGTTGGAGCTTATGTCCACGATCTCCAGCGACTTCAGACCGGCTAGAGTAAGCGGGATCTCGCCGGAGATCCTGTTGTTGCTTATGTCAAGTATCTTCAGGCTGTCCAAGGCGTCGAGCTCCGGCTGGATTTCGCCGGAGAGATTGTTGTTGCTGATGATCAGAGCGAGTAACTGAAAGCAACCAACGACGTTGAGAGGGATCGAACCGGTTAATGCATTGTGGGAGAGATCAATGACTTGGAGGTACGTCAGGTTCCCGATTCTAGCGGGGATATCTCCGGTGAGAAGATTGTGAGAGAGACGCAGAGCTTGTAAGCGCGTTAACTCGGTGATCCTCAAGGGTATCTCACCGGAGAATCTATTGTAAGAGAGATCAAGAAGAACAAGACCGAGTTTATCAGTGGTTTCGGAGATTTTGCTAGGGAGACGACCGGAGAACCCGTTGCGGCTCAAGTCAAGCATCACGAGCTTCTCCGAGAACGTAAGTCTCGGAGATATCTCGTAGCTGAAGACGTTGAAGGAGAGATTGAGATGAGTCAGTTCCGATAGAGAACCCAAACAAGAAGGCAAACCACCGAGCAGAGAGTTGTCAGCGAGATTCAGAACGGTTAGAGAAGGACGCGAGGCGTAGAAACAAGGCAGCGTACCGGAGAACCGGTTCGAAGCGAGGTTGAGAACCGCCAAAGGTTGCTGAAAATCTCTAAGTGTACCGGTCATGTTATTGCTCTCAAGATTCAAAAACTTTAGAGATTTTAAATAAAGCAAGGTTTCGGGTATATCTCCTAGAAACGAGCAGAAGCTCAGATCGATTCTCTCGAGATTCGTTAATTCTCCAACCCAGAGAGGAACCGATCCTCTTAAACCTCTATTCTCGCTTAGGACGAGTTCTCTAAGCTCCTTAAGGTTAACGAACGTTCCTGGAAGGGTACCAACCAAACTGTTCCGGCTGAGATTGAGTGTCCTGAGACTACGCAACGCGCCGAAGCAAGTGGGGATGTTTCCAGAGAAGTTGTTTCCGGAGAGGTCCAAGATTTGAAGTGAAGTGAGCTTACAGAGAGACGGGTGAATCTGACCGGACAGATTCGCAGCGGGTAGAGCGAGGGAGATGGCTTTCCCGGTCGGATTCTGACAGGCTAGACCTGTCCAGTTGGAACATGATGAGCCGTACCATGTCGATAAGCTTCGATTGGGGTCGTGAATCGAAACGCGGAATATCAGTAACGAGGCTTTGTCTTGTGGGTCAATCCCTGGAAGCTGTGATTGAGCTGGAAGTAACGAAggagagaagacgaagaagaagaagaagagggtgAAATCTGCAGTCTTCACCATAGCTTTCTCTGCAAATGGAGAGTGAAGCAACGCGACCTCGAAGTGGGAGATAAAGACAAGACACAACATTCTCTTTTTAGCTGCTTTTGTTTTAGTTCAGACACGAATTATTTACTACtactattaattattataagatGACTAGAATTTATATTcgctattattattattatttaggatttagtatttataGAGGAGAATTGGATTtttaaacttatataaataatttttaaatatttaaataaattagtatggttaattttgtcttttatagtaaaatttaaaactatttatgaaaatggctatcatttaatgaaaatgatatcaaatttgagttaaattaattaaaaaaatatcaaataatctaacgctatataaaaattgaaacaatAAACCATTCAAGATGCCTatgcaaatatttttatattaaattttaaataatctattataaattaaattaacttATTTATAATGTTTCTTACTTCTGTAAGTTTATTTTACTTGTTATTGATTTATAGTTAATTTGACATAAAAAAGCTTTTACCAGTATTGACATTAATATagataaaaaactaaaatataagtagtcaaaatttattttgaatttttgattgATAGTTTTAAATTACGAGAAAACTACcaaaaatgaatcaaaaattgattttgaatataaaagtgtattccaaaatttattcaaatgcAAAATTAACCTAAAGAGTAGTAAAATTACAACAACTTCCTTAtgaccaaagaaaaaatatgtattaagTTTTACCATTATAACCCTCCGCGTAAAAAGACTtacaaaaaattgaaataatgtAATAATAAACAATTctaaatgatttaaatttagttttactaaaattgaattatttttacatagatgagtgaatgtAGGTTGAGTCCTAATAGTTTTTCCTTTAAGGTTTGGTAatatatgttgtagtattgttgGTATTTTTAGGGtaagattttgaaatcttatcatttattttattttaaatttttttttgatctatATGTGTTTAGTGACTATCTAATAActtgatttaaacattttaagtatcttttaattttggtgaagtattttttgtttagttatttgATCATTGGGTCTTGAAAACTCACAGTTAGACATATCCTGCCT contains these protein-coding regions:
- the LOC108843005 gene encoding receptor-like protein CLAVATA2, whose amino-acid sequence is MLCLVFISHFEVALLHSPFAEKAMVKTADFTLFFFFFVFSPSLLPAQSQLPGIDPQDKASLLIFRVSIHDPNRSLSTWYGSSCSNWTGLACQNPTGKAISLALPAANLSGQIHPSLCKLTSLQILDLSGNNFSGNIPTCFGALRSLRTLNLSRNSLVGTLPGTFVNLKELRELVLSENRGLRGSVPLWVGELTNLERIDLSFCSFLGDIPETLLYLKSLKFLNLESNNMTGTLRDFQQPLAVLNLASNRFSGTLPCFYASRPSLTVLNLADNSLLGGLPSCLGSLSELTHLNLSFNVFSYEISPRLTFSEKLVMLDLSRNGFSGRLPSKISETTDKLGLVLLDLSYNRFSGEIPLRITELTRLQALRLSHNLLTGDIPARIGNLTYLQVIDLSHNALTGSIPLNVVGCFQLLALIISNNNLSGEIQPELDALDSLKILDISNNRISGEIPLTLAGLKSLEIVDISSNNLSGSLNEAITKWSNLKYLSLARNKFSGTLPSWLFKFDKIQMMDYSSNRFSWFIPDDNLNSTRFKDFQTGGSSGPPGRVEIKISAIVVAKDELTFSYNLLSMVGIDLSDNLLHGEIPEALFRQKNIEYLNLSYNFLEGQLPRLEKLPRLKALDLSHNSLSGQVTGNVSTPPGLTLLNLSHNCLSGIVTEKEGLGKFPGGLVGNPELCVETSGNKCDPANIDASQEEIYQNELVEGPISIWIFCLSAFISFDFGVLGIFCSSRARSYILQTKG